A section of the Mycolicibacterium anyangense genome encodes:
- a CDS encoding multidrug effflux MFS transporter produces the protein MAASRAVTTTRNTATAAATAAPNRARMIVILGALVALGPLTIDMYLPALPRIATELGVSSSVAQLTLTGTLAGLALGQLVVGPLSDSLGRRRPLIAGILLHMVASLVCLLAPNMAVLGIARSVQGMGAAAAMVVAVAVVGDLFTDSVAATVMSRLMLVLGVAPVLAPSLGAAVLLHASWHWVFAALIVLAGGLLMIAVLALPETLPPAHRRPLKLRSILGTYAELFGDVRFVVLVLVGALGMSGLFAYISAASFVLQGRHGLDQQSFALVFGAGAIALIAATQFNVVLLRRFRPQPIMVTALVASTLAGTVFIGLAATHTGGLLGFVLPVWAVLALLGFVMPNAPAVALSRHPDAAGTAAALLGAAQFTTGAVIAPVVGLLGNDEVALAVVMTAGVSIALVALLCVGSGD, from the coding sequence ATGGCAGCATCCCGGGCAGTGACCACGACACGAAACACCGCCACTGCCGCGGCCACGGCGGCGCCCAACCGGGCCCGGATGATCGTGATCCTGGGCGCGCTGGTGGCGCTCGGCCCGCTGACCATCGACATGTATCTGCCTGCGCTGCCGCGCATCGCTACCGAGCTCGGGGTGTCGTCGTCGGTGGCGCAGCTGACGCTGACCGGAACGCTGGCGGGCCTGGCGCTGGGCCAGCTCGTGGTCGGTCCGCTGTCGGATTCGCTGGGCCGGCGCCGCCCGCTGATTGCCGGGATCCTGCTGCACATGGTGGCCTCGCTGGTCTGCCTGCTGGCCCCGAACATGGCGGTGCTCGGCATCGCCCGCAGCGTGCAGGGGATGGGCGCGGCCGCCGCGATGGTGGTCGCCGTCGCGGTGGTGGGCGATCTGTTCACCGACTCGGTGGCGGCCACGGTGATGTCGCGGCTGATGCTGGTGCTCGGTGTCGCGCCGGTGCTGGCGCCGTCGCTGGGCGCGGCTGTTCTGCTGCACGCCAGCTGGCACTGGGTCTTCGCGGCGTTGATCGTGCTGGCCGGGGGACTGTTGATGATCGCCGTGCTGGCACTGCCGGAGACGCTGCCGCCGGCACACCGCCGTCCGCTGAAATTGCGGTCGATCCTGGGCACCTATGCCGAGCTCTTCGGTGATGTGCGCTTCGTCGTCCTGGTTCTGGTCGGCGCGCTGGGCATGTCGGGTCTGTTCGCCTACATCTCGGCGGCCTCGTTCGTGCTGCAGGGCCGGCACGGCCTGGATCAGCAGAGCTTCGCGCTGGTGTTCGGCGCGGGCGCGATCGCGCTGATTGCGGCCACCCAGTTCAACGTGGTGCTGCTGCGCCGGTTTCGCCCGCAGCCCATCATGGTCACCGCACTGGTGGCGTCGACGCTGGCCGGAACGGTGTTCATCGGGCTGGCCGCCACCCACACCGGCGGCCTGCTGGGCTTCGTGCTGCCGGTGTGGGCGGTGCTGGCGTTGCTCGGTTTCGTGATGCCCAACGCACCCGCGGTCGCGCTGTCGCGGCACCCCGACGCCGCGGGCACCGCGGCCGCGCTGTTGGGTGCCGCGCAGTTCACCACCGGTGCGGTGATCGCGCCGGTGGTGGGGCTGCTGGGCAATGACGAGGTGGCGCTGGCCGTGGTGATGACGGCAGGCGTGTCGATCGCGCTGGTGGCGCTGCTGTGCGTCGGCAGCGGGGATTAG